The window TCCAGGCGCCGAGCAGATCGGAGCGCAGGACCAGGCCGCGGCGGTCCAGGAACTCGGCGAAGGACAGGTCCCGGGCGACCAGGGCGGCGCGGTCCGCCTCCCAGTCGGCCCCGGTGGTGTCGCCGACGACCGAGTCGGGCGCCGGCCCGGCGAGCAGGACGCCCGCCTCCTCGTACGTCTCCCGTACGGCCGCGCAGACGATCGCCTGGGCCTCGGTCTCGTCGACGCCGAGCCGCTCCGCCCACCACGCGCGCGTGGGGCCCGCCCAGCGGACCTGCTGGTCGTCGTCCCGGGGGTCGACGCCGCCGCCCGGATACGCGTACGCGCCCCCGGCGAAGGCCATGGAGGCGCGTCTGCGCAGCATGTGGACGACCGGGCCGGTGCCCGTGTCCTTCAGGAGCATGACGGTGGCCGCGCGCTTCGGGGTGACCGGCGTGAGTGTGCCGGCCGCCAGTGCGCGGATGCGGTCCGGCCACTCCGGGGGATACCACTGACCGTTCGCCATGGGCGCGAGGCTATCCCGTGACGGGCTGATGTTCGAGTGGCCCCTGAGAGGGCGGCGTCCCTCGCGGGGAAGCTACGCCAGCTCCACCTGGATCTCGACCTCCACCGGGGCGTCCAGCGGCAGCACCGCCACACCCACCGCGCTGCGCGCGTGCACGCCCTTGTCGCCGAGGACCGCGCCGAGCAGCTCGCTCGCGCCGTTCAGCACCGCGGGCTGGCCCGTGAAGTCCGAGGCCGAGGCCACGAAGCCGACGACCTTCACCACGCGCGCGATGCGGTCCAGGTCACCGGCGACGGACTTGACCGCGGCCAGGGCGTTCAGCGCGCATGTGCGCGCCAGCTCCTTGGCCTCCTCCGGGGTGACCTCCGCGCCGACCTTGCCGGTGACCGGAAGCTTGCCGTCCACCATCGGGAGCTGCCCGGCGGTGTAGACGTACGGCCCGCTCTGCACGGCCGGCTGGTACGCGGCCAGCGGCGGGACGACGTCGGGCAGGGTCAGACCGAGCTCGGCCAGCTTCGCCTCGACGGCGCCCATTACTGCTTCTCCCGCTTCAGGTAGGCCACGAGCTGCTCGGGGTTGTTCGGCCCGGGCACGACCTGGACGAGCTCCCAGCCGTCCTCGCCCCAGGTGTCCAGAATCTGCTTCGTGGCGTGGACGAGCAGCGGCACGGTTGAGTATTCCCACTTGGTCATGCGGCCGACTCTAGCCCCTGGCGGACAGGGGCAGGCGGCCGACCACTGCGGCGGTTGTCCACAGCCTCCGGAGTAGTCCGGACGCCGACTGGTTAGGCTCGAATACGTGAGCAGGCTCCAGGTCGTCAGCGGCAAGGGCGGAACCGGCAAGACCACGGTGGCCGCAGCCCTAGCGCTGGCCTTGGCCACGGAGGGGAAGCGGACGCTTCTCGTCGAGGTCGAAGGCCGCCAGGGCATCGCGCAGCTCTTCGAAACTGAAGCGCTGCCTTATGAGGAGCGGAAGATCGCCGTCGCTCCAGGGGGCGGGGAGGTGTACGCGCTTGCCATCGACCCCGAACTGGCCCTTCTGGACTACCTCCAGATGTTCTACAAGCTGGGCAGCGCCGGACGGGCCCTGAAGAAGCTCGGCGCGATCGACTTCGCCACCACCATCGCGCCGGGCCTGAGGGACGTACTCCTCACCGGCAAGGCGTGCGAGGCGGTGCGGCGCAAGGAGCGCAGCGGACGGTTCACCTACGACTACGTCGTGATGGACGCGCCGCCCACCGGCCGCATCACCCGCTTCCTCAATGTCAACGACGAGGTCGCGGGCCTCGCCAAGATCGGCCCGATACACAATCAGGCACAGGCCGTGATGCGGGTGCTGAAGTCGCCCGAGACGGCCGTGCACCTGGTGACGCTTCTGGAGGAGATGCCCGTCCAGGAGACCGTGGACGGCATCGCCGAGCTGCGGTCGGCGCGGCTGCCGGTCGGGCGGATCATCGTGAACATGGTGCGCCCGGAGGTGTTGGACGAGACCGATCTGGAACTCGTCCGGACGGCCACGCGTTCCACTGTCGCGCGCTCGCTGTCGTCCGCCGGGCTCGGCGGGGCGCGCCGCGGCGGGCACGCCGAGCGGCTGGTGGACCCGCTGCTCACCCAGGCCGAGGAGTACGGCGAGCGGTACGCGCTGGAGCACGAGCAGCGTGCGGTGCTCGCCGAGCTGGGCCTGCCGCTGCACGAACTGCCACTGTTCGCCGAGGGCATGGACCTGGCGGGGCTGTACGCGCTGGCCCGCGAGCTGCGCGGGCAGGGCGTGTCATGAGCCGGGGCACACGCGTCATGAGTGAGGACACACAGGCAAGGCCCGTCATGAGTCGGAAGCAGGGGATGTCATGAGTCGTCCGGACCCGGCCCACACGCACGACCCGGCCCGCCCCCGCATGGCCCCCGCCGCCCTGCTCGACGTCGATCCGCTGCTGGCGGACCCGAAGACCCGGATCGTGGTGTGCTGCGGCTCGGGCGGGGTCGGCAAGACCACGACCGCGGCGGCCCTGGGCCTGCGCGCCGCCGAGCGGGGCCGCAAGGTGGTCGTCCTCACCATCGACCCGGCCCGCCGGCTCGCCCAGTCCATGGGCATCGACTCCCTGGACAACACCCCGCGCCGGGTCAAGGGCATCGACGACTCCGCGGGCGGCGAGCTGCACGCGATGATGCTCGACATGAAGCGCACCTTCGACGAGATCGTCGAGGTGCACGCGGACGCCGAGCGGGCGGCCGCGATCCTGGGCAACCCCTTCTACCAGTCGCTCTCGGCGGGCTTCGCGGGCACGCAGGAGTACATGGCGATGGAGAAGCTCGGGCAGCTCCGGGCCCGGGACGAGTGGGACCTGATCGTCGTCGACACCCCGCCGTCCCGCTCGGCCCTGGACTTCCTGGACGCGCCCAAGCGGCTCGGGTCGTTCCTGGACGGGCGGCTGATCCGGCTGCTGACGGCGCCGGCGAAGCTGGGCGGGCGCGCCGGGATGAAGTTCCTGAACGTCGGGATGTCGATGATGACCGGCACCCTCGGCAAGCTGCTCGGCGGTCAGCTCCTCAAGGACGTCCAGACGTTCGTCTCCGCGATGGACACGACGTTCGGCGGCTTCCGCACCCGCGCTGACGCGACGTACAAGCTGCTCCAGGCGCCCGGGACGGCCTTCCTCGTGGTCGCGGCCCCGGAGCGGGACGCGCTGCGCGAGGCCGCGTACTTCGTGGAGCGCCTGGCCGCGGAGGACATGCCGCTCGCCGGTCTGGTGCTCAACCGGGTCCACGGCAGCGGGGCCGACCGGCTGTCGGCCGAGCGGGCGCTCGCCGCCGCGGAAAATCTTGAAGAGCCCCGCATTGTGGATCAGGAGGGCGGGAAAGCTGGACTTCGTAACTCCCCCGACGCATACGACAGTTCAGCCTCTTCCACGTCCGAAACCCCAGCTCAGACCCCAGCTCAGACTCCAGAACCGGCGTCGGCATCGGCCCCCGAGGGTGGCTCCCCCACCGAGGACGCAGATGACGCCGA of the Streptomyces koelreuteriae genome contains:
- a CDS encoding NUDIX hydrolase, with the translated sequence MANGQWYPPEWPDRIRALAAGTLTPVTPKRAATVMLLKDTGTGPVVHMLRRRASMAFAGGAYAYPGGGVDPRDDDQQVRWAGPTRAWWAERLGVDETEAQAIVCAAVRETYEEAGVLLAGPAPDSVVGDTTGADWEADRAALVARDLSFAEFLDRRGLVLRSDLLGAWTRWITPEFEARRYDTWFFVAALPEGQRTRNASTEADRTVWIAPGEAAAGYDRGELLMMPPTLATLRQLTPYDTAARALADAPGRDLTPVLATARLVDGEIVLSWPGHDEFTKHIPTLPTSPTGGASA
- a CDS encoding RidA family protein, producing the protein MGAVEAKLAELGLTLPDVVPPLAAYQPAVQSGPYVYTAGQLPMVDGKLPVTGKVGAEVTPEEAKELARTCALNALAAVKSVAGDLDRIARVVKVVGFVASASDFTGQPAVLNGASELLGAVLGDKGVHARSAVGVAVLPLDAPVEVEIQVELA
- a CDS encoding DUF4177 domain-containing protein — encoded protein: MTKWEYSTVPLLVHATKQILDTWGEDGWELVQVVPGPNNPEQLVAYLKREKQ
- a CDS encoding ArsA family ATPase — its product is MSRLQVVSGKGGTGKTTVAAALALALATEGKRTLLVEVEGRQGIAQLFETEALPYEERKIAVAPGGGEVYALAIDPELALLDYLQMFYKLGSAGRALKKLGAIDFATTIAPGLRDVLLTGKACEAVRRKERSGRFTYDYVVMDAPPTGRITRFLNVNDEVAGLAKIGPIHNQAQAVMRVLKSPETAVHLVTLLEEMPVQETVDGIAELRSARLPVGRIIVNMVRPEVLDETDLELVRTATRSTVARSLSSAGLGGARRGGHAERLVDPLLTQAEEYGERYALEHEQRAVLAELGLPLHELPLFAEGMDLAGLYALARELRGQGVS
- a CDS encoding ArsA family ATPase, with the translated sequence MSRPDPAHTHDPARPRMAPAALLDVDPLLADPKTRIVVCCGSGGVGKTTTAAALGLRAAERGRKVVVLTIDPARRLAQSMGIDSLDNTPRRVKGIDDSAGGELHAMMLDMKRTFDEIVEVHADAERAAAILGNPFYQSLSAGFAGTQEYMAMEKLGQLRARDEWDLIVVDTPPSRSALDFLDAPKRLGSFLDGRLIRLLTAPAKLGGRAGMKFLNVGMSMMTGTLGKLLGGQLLKDVQTFVSAMDTTFGGFRTRADATYKLLQAPGTAFLVVAAPERDALREAAYFVERLAAEDMPLAGLVLNRVHGSGADRLSAERALAAAENLEEPRIVDQEGGKAGLRNSPDAYDSSASSTSETPAQTPAQTPEPASASAPEGGSPTEDADDAEDTADAENAEDAERSVDQLTAGLLRLHAERMQLLSREQRTRDRFTALHPEVAVTEVAALPGDVHDLAGLRDIGDRLAANERELPDPAEPESPGRDA